One window from the genome of Thermaerobacter marianensis DSM 12885 encodes:
- the rsmD gene encoding 16S rRNA (guanine(966)-N(2))-methyltransferase RsmD, translating to MRVTGGRWRGRPLRVPAGRQVRPTTDRVRQALFNILGPAVEGARVLDLFAGTGSLAIEALSRGAREALLVEADRRVVALLGRNLRELGLGPEQGAVVWRQDVFAAIAKLADGRRVFDLILADPPYRQGVAPRVVQALGEGRVLAPGGWLVVEHDPREALPDRAGGEAGVLVQVDARRYGDTALAFYRCRPAAEGKGETR from the coding sequence GTGCGGGTGACGGGCGGCCGGTGGCGCGGCCGGCCCCTGCGGGTGCCCGCCGGCCGGCAGGTTCGTCCCACCACGGACAGGGTGCGCCAGGCCCTGTTCAACATCCTGGGGCCGGCGGTGGAGGGTGCGCGGGTGCTGGACCTGTTCGCCGGCACCGGCAGCCTGGCCATCGAGGCCCTCAGCCGCGGAGCGCGGGAGGCGCTGCTGGTCGAGGCCGACCGGCGGGTGGTGGCGCTGCTGGGACGCAATCTGCGCGAGCTGGGGCTGGGTCCGGAGCAGGGCGCCGTGGTGTGGCGGCAGGATGTCTTCGCGGCCATTGCGAAACTTGCGGACGGCCGCCGGGTTTTCGACCTCATCCTCGCCGATCCCCCCTATCGCCAGGGAGTGGCGCCGCGGGTGGTCCAGGCGCTGGGCGAGGGACGGGTGCTGGCGCCCGGCGGCTGGCTGGTGGTGGAGCACGACCCCCGCGAGGCGCTGCCGGACCGGGCCGGCGGGGAGGCCGGCGTGCTGGTGCAGGTCGATGCCCGCCGTTACGGCGATACGGCGCTGGCCTTCTACCGCTGCCGACCGGCCGCGGAGGGGAAAGGAGAGACCCGATGA
- a CDS encoding MFS transporter codes for MKPVQERRRPGGPRHGAAPRRATGLAFAVLCSVPFVMVLSNSMLIPVLPQMRGAMDRSLFQIGLIITAFSVPAGLFIPIGGYLSDRWGRKPVMIPGLVGFGLGGLMAGLAPLFTRDPYGWILAGRVLQGLAAGGMYQVALAAAGDMYQGGARTRAMGIMEASNGLGKIASPILGSALALLAWYVPFFAYPALAALSALGLWLWVPEPNRRREAPAPGPYLRRIARIFRAKGVSLAVCFLAGFTALFMLFGLLSVYSDLLERPFGIRGFVKGVVVAIPVAVATVTAYLSGIVLQDRLARYLKAVVVAGIALLAAGTAALYFMRDLVPMIVAISVMGLGYGLALPAINTLITSSVETAERGGITALYGTVRFFGAALGPPAFGLLLAWGRAAMYLGSGAAVAAVLGLVAAFLRQDVLLKPLPAAGVPEPAAAADRPATAGQGARGGTGAVAWGHAGRRAAAPGDDPAAARPSAGGSLREAAGPVPPLARRAPGGGGDGRWREGGGTPVIPLGPWSRVRSSFPPRQGMSPAS; via the coding sequence GTGAAGCCGGTGCAGGAGCGCAGGCGGCCCGGCGGCCCGCGCCACGGGGCGGCGCCGAGACGGGCCACGGGCCTGGCCTTCGCCGTGCTGTGCAGCGTGCCGTTCGTCATGGTCCTGAGCAATTCCATGCTGATCCCCGTTTTACCCCAGATGCGCGGGGCCATGGACCGCAGCCTGTTCCAGATCGGTCTCATCATCACGGCCTTCTCGGTGCCGGCGGGCCTGTTCATCCCCATCGGCGGGTACCTGTCGGACCGGTGGGGCCGCAAGCCGGTGATGATCCCGGGCCTGGTGGGGTTCGGGCTCGGCGGCCTGATGGCGGGGCTGGCGCCCCTCTTCACCCGCGATCCCTACGGGTGGATTCTGGCCGGCCGCGTCCTGCAGGGTCTGGCGGCGGGCGGCATGTACCAGGTGGCGCTGGCGGCGGCGGGCGACATGTACCAGGGCGGCGCGCGCACCCGGGCCATGGGCATCATGGAGGCCAGCAACGGGCTGGGCAAGATCGCTAGCCCCATCCTGGGCTCGGCCCTTGCCCTCCTGGCCTGGTATGTGCCCTTTTTCGCCTATCCGGCGCTGGCCGCGCTGTCGGCCCTGGGACTGTGGCTGTGGGTCCCGGAGCCCAACCGGCGCCGGGAGGCCCCGGCCCCCGGCCCGTACCTGCGGCGGATCGCCCGGATCTTCCGCGCCAAGGGCGTATCCCTGGCGGTGTGCTTCCTGGCAGGGTTCACGGCGCTGTTCATGCTGTTCGGCCTGCTCAGCGTCTACTCCGACCTGCTGGAACGGCCCTTCGGGATCCGCGGGTTCGTCAAAGGGGTGGTGGTGGCCATCCCGGTGGCGGTGGCCACCGTCACGGCCTACCTGAGTGGCATCGTGCTCCAGGACCGGCTGGCCCGGTACCTCAAGGCGGTGGTGGTGGCCGGGATCGCCTTGCTGGCGGCAGGCACGGCGGCACTGTACTTCATGCGGGACCTGGTGCCGATGATCGTGGCCATCAGCGTGATGGGGCTGGGGTACGGCCTGGCACTGCCGGCGATCAACACCCTGATCACCAGTTCGGTGGAAACCGCCGAGCGGGGCGGCATCACCGCCCTGTACGGCACGGTGAGGTTCTTCGGTGCCGCCCTGGGGCCGCCGGCCTTCGGCCTGTTGCTCGCCTGGGGCCGGGCGGCCATGTACCTGGGCAGCGGTGCCGCCGTGGCCGCGGTGCTGGGGCTGGTGGCCGCGTTCCTCCGCCAGGACGTGCTCCTCAAGCCCTTGCCGGCGGCGGGTGTCCCGGAACCCGCCGCCGCCGCGGACCGGCCGGCGACGGCCGGCCAAGGAGCGCGGGGAGGTACCGGCGCCGTCGCCTGGGGCCATGCCGGTCGCCGTGCCGCGGCGCCCGGCGATGACCCCGCGGCGGCGCGCCCGTCGGCGGGCGGTTCCCTCCGGGAGGCGGCCGGGCCCGTCCCCCCTCTTGCGCGGCGGGCCCCCGGGGGCGGTGGTGATGGACGCTGGCGGGAAGGGGGCGGCACGCCGGTCATTCCTTTGGGACCGTGGAGCCGGGTGCGCAGTTCCTTCCCTCCACGGCAAGGGATGAGCCCGGCATCGTGA
- a CDS encoding nucleoside recognition domain-containing protein: MPVRESPLTHLLVAAVVGLVLAMVVYPETAFSAAVAGLKVWWDIVFPALLPFFIGAQILMALGVVHFMGVMMEPFMRPLFNVPGAGAFVVAVGLASGYPLGAVITARMRQQGLLSKTEAERLMSFSNTADPLFMAGAVAVGMFGTAAVAGPIMAAHYIGALLTGLALRFWRAGRDRSPALGGREGWLLGRAWRAMVDARREDGRPFGQVLGDAVRDSVNTLLLVGGLIILMSVVIQVLGRAGILHALGGLFLLVLHPLGLDPSLTRSLISGLFELTLGTQAAAQAPAPLADRLIVAGAVIAWSGLSVHAQVAAIVQGTDLHIGPYIAARLFHAVATGAVTVLWLAWFPVAAPAFLPATAWAAPGPAAWLARLAAATVHFLLAVGGLATVAAVTQLLRWRPAAGR, translated from the coding sequence ATGCCCGTGCGCGAGTCACCGTTGACCCACCTGCTGGTGGCGGCGGTGGTCGGCCTGGTGCTGGCCATGGTGGTATACCCCGAGACCGCCTTCTCGGCCGCCGTGGCCGGTCTGAAGGTCTGGTGGGACATCGTCTTCCCGGCCCTGCTGCCGTTCTTCATCGGCGCCCAGATCCTGATGGCCCTGGGCGTGGTCCACTTCATGGGCGTGATGATGGAGCCCTTCATGCGGCCGCTCTTCAACGTGCCCGGGGCCGGCGCCTTCGTGGTGGCCGTGGGCCTGGCCAGCGGCTACCCGCTGGGCGCGGTGATCACCGCCCGCATGCGCCAGCAGGGCCTGCTCAGCAAGACCGAGGCCGAGCGCCTCATGAGTTTCAGCAACACGGCCGATCCCCTGTTCATGGCCGGTGCGGTGGCCGTGGGCATGTTCGGCACGGCCGCGGTGGCGGGGCCCATCATGGCCGCCCACTACATCGGGGCCCTGCTCACCGGTTTGGCGCTGCGCTTCTGGCGCGCCGGCCGGGACCGCAGCCCGGCCCTGGGCGGCCGGGAGGGGTGGCTCCTCGGCCGGGCGTGGCGCGCCATGGTGGACGCCCGCCGCGAGGACGGGCGGCCCTTCGGCCAGGTCCTGGGGGACGCGGTGCGCGACTCGGTCAACACCCTGCTGCTGGTGGGCGGCCTGATCATCCTGATGTCGGTGGTCATCCAGGTGCTGGGGCGGGCAGGGATCCTCCACGCCCTGGGTGGCCTCTTCCTGCTGGTCCTGCATCCCCTGGGCCTCGACCCGTCCCTGACCCGCTCGCTGATCAGCGGGCTGTTTGAGCTCACCCTGGGCACCCAGGCCGCCGCCCAGGCCCCCGCGCCCCTGGCCGACCGGCTGATCGTCGCGGGGGCCGTCATCGCCTGGAGCGGGCTGTCGGTCCACGCCCAGGTGGCCGCCATCGTCCAGGGGACGGACCTGCACATCGGGCCCTACATCGCCGCGCGCCTGTTCCACGCCGTGGCCACCGGCGCCGTGACCGTCCTGTGGCTGGCCTGGTTCCCCGTGGCGGCGCCGGCGTTCTTGCCGGCCACGGCCTGGGCGGCACCGGGGCCCGCCGCCTGGCTGGCCCGCCTGGCGGCGGCCACGGTCCACTTCCTGCTGGCCGTCGGGGGCTTGGCGACCGTGGCCGCCGTCACCCAGCTGTTGCGGTGGCGCCCGGCCGCCGGGCGCTAG
- the coaD gene encoding pantetheine-phosphate adenylyltransferase has product MTIALCPGSFDPITNGHLDIIERASRLFDRVLVTVFVNSSKQPWFTPEERVELARQATAHLPNVTVDAYDGLLVEYARRHGARVIVKGLRAISDFEYEFQMAQINKHLAGELETLFMMTRPENAYLSSSIVKELARYGVDPAGLVPEVVRPALAARAAERRRR; this is encoded by the coding sequence ATGACCATCGCCTTGTGCCCCGGTAGTTTCGATCCCATCACCAACGGTCATCTGGACATCATCGAACGGGCCAGCCGGCTGTTCGACCGGGTGCTGGTGACCGTGTTCGTCAACTCCTCCAAGCAGCCCTGGTTCACGCCCGAGGAGCGGGTGGAACTGGCCCGCCAGGCCACCGCTCACCTGCCCAACGTCACCGTCGACGCCTACGACGGGCTGCTGGTGGAGTACGCCCGGCGCCACGGGGCGCGGGTGATCGTCAAGGGGCTGCGCGCCATCTCCGACTTCGAATACGAATTCCAGATGGCCCAGATCAACAAGCACCTGGCAGGCGAGCTGGAGACCCTGTTCATGATGACCCGGCCGGAGAACGCCTATCTCAGTTCCAGCATCGTCAAGGAACTGGCCCGTTACGGGGTCGACCCCGCCGGCCTGGTGCCCGAGGTGGTCCGGCCGGCCCTGGCCGCCCGGGCCGCCGAGCGGAGGAGGCGATGA